The sequence below is a genomic window from Polyodon spathula isolate WHYD16114869_AA unplaced genomic scaffold, ASM1765450v1 scaffolds_3829, whole genome shotgun sequence.
TGTTACTTTAACAGTCAGTCCAGCATGGTTGAGTTTCTgatttacttttggggttttcttAAAGAGGTCTGTCTGGTGGATGCAGGGAGCAAgtttcatgtgtgttttttttttttccccagattgcTGGGGTGGACTATGTGTACTTTATCCAGAAGAACTCCTTGAACAGAAGGGACCGGACCCTGCAGATAGAGGCCCGCAATGAAACCTTCTCCAGCAGAGTCATCATCAACGAATTCTGCTGTTACACTGTGAGCTGAAACTCCTCCAGCCATTTTACTGCAATACTGGCTTGGATAGTCAGCCTGTCCTTCCATATCCAAGCACCTTGTTCA
It includes:
- the LOC121312356 gene encoding SEC14-like protein 1; its protein translation is MFIDSDTVSEFKSEDGAVHVIERRCKLDVDAPRLLKRIAGVDYVYFIQKNSLNRRDRTLQIEARNETFSSRVIINEFCCYTVS